The Triticum dicoccoides isolate Atlit2015 ecotype Zavitan chromosome 6A, WEW_v2.0, whole genome shotgun sequence genome has a window encoding:
- the LOC119314210 gene encoding glycine-rich protein-like, producing MASTKALFVLAVLLASAVLLAAAASEQTRELHYDKEGKVDTNGAGVQDGWGGGGRGGGYPGRGGGGYGPCGRWGCCRRGYHGDCIRCCRAANDVPEAMDRTEVHN from the exons ATGGCGTCCACCAAGGCTCTCTTCGTGCTCGCCGTTCTCCTCGCGTCGgccgtcctcctcgccgccgcggCCTCCGAGCAAACTCGTGAGCTCCATT ATGACAAGGAGGGGAAGGTGGACACCAACGGTGCCGGCGTCCAGGACGGCTGGGGTGGCGGCGGCCGAGGCGGAGGGTACCCGGGCCGCGGGGGCGGCGGCTACGGGCCGTGTGGTCGGTGGGGCTGCTGCCGCCGTGGGTACCACGGCGACTGCATCCGGTGCTGCCGGGCCGCCAACGACGTCCCGGAGGCCATGGACCGCACTGAGGTGcacaactag
- the LOC119315094 gene encoding protein FLUORESCENT IN BLUE LIGHT, chloroplastic-like, giving the protein MQAAASYRGAAAHRRAGHPYRRPPGPSLLLPVRVAGVGRLCDAAVPLRFGPLPLHRARGGGGGVFAHLDASNGEAWQMTRALGLILADHQKTAHASLLKTAVLSTMSMLIMPLEASAETCQPTSSFANMPIFIAVALIGAAVGGLLARQRKDELKRLNNQLRQINTALRRQAQIESFAPGLTYAPVGRAGEIEVIVDPRKQQLVVNLKNGKNYMRNQDLDKAVVEFKTALELAESIGDRFEEKKAARGLGASLQRLGQYREAMSWYYKVLALSKETGEDSGCTEAYGAIADCCADLGDLEGAAKLYDEYISRLQPRD; this is encoded by the exons ATGCAGGCGGCGGCCTCTTACCGGGGCGCGGCAGCCCACCGCCGCGCCGGCCACCCTTACCGACGCCCTCCCGGTCCCTCTCTTCTTCTACCCGTCCGTGTCGCCGGCGTCGGCCGTCTCTGCG ACGCGGCGGTTCCGCTCCGATTCGGTCCCCTTCCCCTTCATCGGgctcgcggcggtggcggcggcgtttTCGCGCACCTCGATGCCAGCAATGGGGAGGCGTGGCAGATGACGCGCGCGCTCGGGCTAATCCTTGCTGATCACCAG AAAACTGCGCATGCTAGCCTGCTGAAAACTGCTGTTCTTTCAACAATGTCGATGCTCATAATGCCTCTTGAGGCATCAGCTGAGACATGTCAACCAACTAGTTCTTTTGCCAATATGCCGATTTTCATTGCCGTCGCTCTAATAGGAGCTGCCGTGGGTG GATTATTAGCACGGCAAAGAAAGGACGAACTGAAGCGATTGAACAATCAACTTCGTCAGATTAATACTGCTCTTAGAAGGCAGGCGCAGATTGAATCGTTTGCTCCTGGCCTTACTTATGCGCCTGTAGGGAGAGCAGGAGAAATTGAGGTTATTGTTGATCCCAGGAAGCAGCAGTTGGTGGTAAATTTGAAAAATGGGAAGAATTATATGAGGAATCAGGACCTTGATAAGGCGGTAGTGGAGTTCAAGACGGCTCTGGAGCTTGCAGAAAGCATAGGGGATCGCTTTGAGGAGAAGAAAGCTGCGCGGGGATTAG GCGCATCACTGCAAAGGTTGGGACAGTACAGAGAAGCAATGAGCTGGTACTACAAGGTTCTGGCGCTATCAAAGGAGACCGGCGAGGATTCTGGCTGCACCGAGGCCTACGGCGCGATAGCCGACTGCTGCGCTGATCTCGGCGATTTGGAGGGAGCAGCGAAGCTGTATGACGAGTACATATCAAGGCTGCAGCCCCGCGATTGA